The genomic interval TTCCTGCGAAAGGGTCTTCTCGAGGCCGATGACGCTCATGCGAACCGAGTTCGAGAGTACCAGCGAGTCGATCGCCTCCTTCACACTGCGGGAGGTGATGGTGACGATGGTACCCCCGCCGTCCTGCAGATGCGGGGCGGCCTCCTTCACCAATCGGACGACGCTCATCACGAGCAGGTCGTAGGCGTCGTACCAGTCCTCCTCCTCGGTCTCCATGAACGGGCCGCTGGGCGGGCCGCCCGCGCTGGTCACGAGGTGGTCGATCCCGCCGAACTCCTCGATGGTGGTTTCGACCAACGTCTCGATGTCCTCGGGATCGGTCAGATCGCCCGGCTGGGCGACGACCTCGCCCGCAGCCTCCGCCTCGATCTCCTCGCGGGCTGCCTCCAGTTGCTCCTCGTCGCGCCCGTTGATCACCACGTTTACGCCCTCGCGCGCGAGCGCCGTCGCCGAAGCCTTACCCAGTCCGCTTGAGGACGCCGTGACGAGCGCCGCGTTCCCGTCGATCTGTAGATCCATGACGTGGATATCCGCGCGAGCAACGCCCAAAAGGGTTCGCCTGGCGGCAGTTCCTATCGATCCGGGTTGCCGGAGGTCTCCGTGGACGACGAACCGCCTCCACTCGCGTGCTACGTGGAGTCTCTGACAGTAAGGGTTTATGTAGCTGGGCACGCCCCTTCCGGCATGCCCGCAGACCTCGTCGACCCCGAGACTGCCGATCACATCGTCCGCACCTGCCGCACCGCCGTCGGCGACAGCCTCCGCTCGGTGACCTACTTCACGCGCGACGACTTCGAACAGCTCTACCTGCGAAGCGACCTCGAACAGGACGCCGACCTCTCGACGTTCC from Halalkalicoccus subterraneus carries:
- a CDS encoding SDR family oxidoreductase, with amino-acid sequence MDLQIDGNAALVTASSSGLGKASATALAREGVNVVINGRDEEQLEAAREEIEAEAAGEVVAQPGDLTDPEDIETLVETTIEEFGGIDHLVTSAGGPPSGPFMETEEEDWYDAYDLLVMSVVRLVKEAAPHLQDGGGTIVTITSRSVKEAIDSLVLSNSVRMSVIGLEKTLSQELAPEVRANAVLPGPHETARIEELVDQAVDRGDYSSYEEGLADWSDGVPLERIGDPIELGNTVAYLSSPKSGFVNGVSVPIDGGAGASNL